The Anastrepha ludens isolate Willacy chromosome 2, idAnaLude1.1, whole genome shotgun sequence genome contains a region encoding:
- the LOC128854993 gene encoding DNA ligase 3, whose translation MLNIVCLIRLHKRIFTSTQVSRLFVRKMNKNQDNRLETFRRVCDEIAEERSYNNKAQLLKDFFHKGSDQKKFMGDVLLWVQMLIPGASHRVYNLQNKQMLKLFSRIFASDLLDMQRELEQDGDVSETLRKYFESSQKLKPSKESTLYLQEVDEFLIKLEQRTKEDEQTDLLRQLCQQATALDLRMVIRLIKQDLRINAGARHILDAFGPLAYPAYQSSRDLVAVVKQFANTAKQKEAVVSPLKLGKITGKISLVQVMTPISPMLANACKSVEDAFKKCPSGLYTEIKYDGERVQIHKRANEFKFFSRNLKPVMNHKIKRFHELIPKAFPGAGDMILDSEIILVDTVTGNLLPFGTLGANKKKEFAHAEVCIFTFDCLLFKGEDLTNMPFHKRRKILEENINPIKSCVELSESQFLKTKNELSLMTAKVLKANLEGVVLKNPNGTYQPGKRGWLKVKKDYLFGGKMADTADLVVLGAWFGSGKKGGVLSIFLMGCYDNSDRLWKTVTKVHSGLDDAENEKVHEELMQLMDRADSNRLPSWLLCKRSLVPDYIAKVASKMPVWEITGAEFTKSEAHTAAGISIRFPRITRLRTDKSADHANDLKYLQKLYEASKNDVNVDLLLSNCGDEEGVENIKIEEIESKINISPTKKIKTENSDDVMPGSSTGKRKNGEMDTELGKSSKKRKTQSPKTKEEKAQIKVKVERTQTKLDFSSHVKKENKFYDFIKTEDVRKKNSEADEFSGIALKKNGIFKNLVAHFDDEIKDEKLKRLFVDNGGIVANNTKEASIAFYATTKVNRDLSEIRKCYKSSARHLSIDWISDSIREGKCSEYPIYAVVLR comes from the exons ATGTTAAATATTGTATGTTTGATTCGTTTGCATAAAAGAATTTTCACATCAACACAAGTAAGTCGCCTCTTCGTCaggaaaatgaataaaaatcagGACAACAGGCTGGAGACGTTTCGACGTGTTTGTGATGAAATTGCGGAAGAACGAAGCTACAATAACAAAGCGCAATTGTTGAAAGATTTCTTTCACAAAGGTTCTGACCAGAAAAAGTTTATGGGCGATGTGTTGCTCTGGGTACAAATGTTAATACCTGGTGCAAGTCATCGGGTCTACAATCTGCAAAATAAACAGATGCTCAAGTTGTTCTCACGAATATTCGCTTCCGATCTGCTGGATATGCAGCGGGAACTGGAACAAG ATGGCGACGTTTCGGAAACATTGCGCAAATATTTCGAGTCTTCACAAAAGCTGAAACCTTCAAAAGAAAGCACACTTTATCTACAAGAAGTTGATGAGTTCCTGATAAAATTGGAACAGCGTACGAAAGAGGACGAACAAACTGACCTGCTTCGGCAGTTGTGTCAGCAAGCGACCGCCTTAGATCTGCGAATG GTGATACGTCTTATAAAGCAGGATTTGCGTATAAATGCGGGAGCACGTCATATACTCGATGCATTCGGACCTCTTGCTTACCCGGCCTATCAATCGTCGCGTGACTTGGTAGCAGTTGTAAAACAATTTGCAAACACAGCAAAGCAAAAGGAAGCGGTAGTGTCACCTCTAAAATTAGGAAAA ATTACTGGTAAAATTAGCCTAGTTCAAGTAATGACACCGATTTCACCGATGCTAGCTAATGCATGCAAATCGGTTGAGGATGCTTTCAAGAAATGTCCAAGCGGTTTGTAcactgaaataaaatatgatgGCGAGCGTGTACAGATACACAAGCGTGCCAATGAGTTCAA gtttttCAGCCGTAATCTGAAACCGGTTATgaatcataaaataaaacgcTTCCACGAACTCATTCCAAAG GCATTTCCAGGAGCCGGGGATATGATTTTGGACTCGGAAATCATATTGGTCGATACTGTAACTGGGAACCTGCTACCATTCGGTACACTGGGGGCgaataaaaagaaagaatttgCACATGCCGAAGTCTGCATTTTCACTTTTGACTGCCTGTTGTTTAAGGGAGAGGATCTAacaaatat GCCTTTTCATAAACGTCGAAAAATATTAGAGGAAAATATAAACCCTATCAAATCTTGTGTGGAACTTTCAGAAAGTCaatttctgaaaacaaaaaatgaattatctCTTATGACCGCCAAG GTTTTGAAGGCGAATCTCGAGGGTGTGGTGCTGAAGAATCCCAACGGCACTTACCAACCTGGCAAGCGTGGTTGgctgaaagtaaaaaaagactATCTTTTTGGCGGCAAAATGGCAGACACTGCGGATTTGGTTGTGTTGGGGGCTTGGTTTGGTTCTGGCAAGAAAGGAGGTGTGCTGAGCATATTCCTGATGGGTTGCTACGACAATAGTGATAGGCTCTGGAAGACTGTAACGAAAGTTCATTCAGGCTTAGATGATGCCGAAAACGAAAAAGTACACGAAGAGCTTATGCAGCTAATGGATCGAGCAGATTCGAATAGGTTGCCTTCATGGCTGCTATGCAAGAGATCTTTGGTGCCTGATTACATTGCAAAAGTGGCCAGtaaaatgcctgtatgggaaataACAGGCGCTGAGTTTACCAAATCGGAAGCTCACACAGCTGCGGGAATTTCCATTCGATTTCCACGTATAACGAGGCTTCGTACAGATAAATCGGCGGATCATGCTAATGACCTAAAATATCTGCAAAAACTTTACGAAGCTTCCAAAAATGATGTGAATGTTGATTTATTATTATCGAATTGCGGCGATGAAGAGGGTgtggaaaatattaagattGAGGAAATTGAATCCAAAATAAATATCTCGCccacgaaaaaaatcaaaaccgaAAATAGTGACGATGTTATGCCAGGAAGTAGCActgggaaaaggaaaaacggTGAGATGGATACGGAGTTAGGCAAAAGTAGTAAGAAGAGAAAAACGCAGAGTCCAAAAACGAAAGAGGAAAAAGCGCAAATCAAAGTGAAGGTGGAGAGAACTCAAACCAAATTAGATTTTAGTTCTCATGTCAAGAAGGAGaacaaattttatgattttataaaaactgagGATGTTCGGAAAAAAAATTCGGAAGCTGATGAATTCAGTGGAAttgcactaaaaaaaaatggcatattTAAAAACCTAGTAGCGCATTTTGATGACGAAATAAAAGACGAGAAACTTAAACGATTATTTGTCGATAATGGTGGTATAGTGGCGAACAACACCAAGGAAGCGAGCATAGCATTCTATGCAACGACAAAAGTGAACAGAGATTTGAGCGAAATCAG GAAGTGCTACAAAAGTAGTGCACGGCATTTGAGCATTGACTGGATTTCCGATTCAATACGGGAAGGAAAATGTAGTGAATATCCAATCTACGCAGTTGTGTTGCGATAA